From Streptomyces zhihengii, the proteins below share one genomic window:
- the eboE gene encoding metabolite traffic protein EboE encodes MRFRHPDGSVVHLSYCTNVHPAETLEGVLAQLRDHCEPVRRRLGRDRLGIGLWLARDAAHALINDPAALRGLRAELERRGLEVVTLNGFPYEGFGAEEVKYRVYRPDWTDPERLAHTTDLARLLAALLPDDVTEGSVSTLPLAWRTDFGADRAETARAALATLAERLDALQELTGRSIRIALEPEPGCTVETTADAIAPITAVGAPHRIGVCVDTCHLATSFEDPRTALTALADAGVSVPKAQLSAALHAEHPHLPEVREALAAFAEPRFLHQTRTSTAAGLRGTDDLAEAVGGAALPDGSPWRSHFHVPLHAPPAPPLTSTLPVLTETLALLVGGPAPRTRHLEVETYTWQALPPELRPRNRTQLADGIAAELTLARDLLTDLGLKELP; translated from the coding sequence ATGCGCTTCCGCCACCCCGACGGGTCCGTCGTCCATCTCTCCTACTGCACCAACGTCCACCCGGCCGAGACCCTCGAAGGCGTCCTCGCCCAGCTCCGCGACCACTGCGAACCGGTCCGCCGCCGCCTCGGCCGCGACCGGCTCGGCATCGGCCTGTGGCTCGCCAGGGACGCCGCCCACGCCCTGATCAACGACCCCGCCGCGCTGCGCGGACTGCGCGCGGAGCTGGAGCGCAGAGGACTGGAGGTCGTCACCCTCAACGGCTTCCCCTACGAGGGCTTCGGCGCCGAGGAGGTCAAGTACCGCGTCTACCGGCCGGACTGGACGGACCCGGAGCGCCTCGCCCACACCACCGACCTGGCCCGGCTGCTCGCCGCCCTGCTGCCCGACGACGTCACCGAGGGCAGCGTCTCCACCCTCCCGCTCGCCTGGCGCACGGACTTCGGCGCGGACCGGGCCGAGACCGCCCGCGCCGCCCTGGCCACCCTCGCCGAACGCCTCGACGCCCTCCAGGAGCTGACCGGCAGATCCATCCGGATCGCCCTGGAACCGGAGCCCGGCTGCACCGTGGAGACCACGGCCGACGCCATCGCCCCGATCACGGCCGTCGGCGCCCCGCACCGCATCGGCGTCTGCGTCGACACCTGCCATCTGGCGACCTCCTTCGAGGACCCGCGCACGGCGCTCACCGCGCTCGCCGACGCGGGCGTCTCCGTCCCGAAGGCCCAGCTCTCCGCCGCCCTGCACGCCGAGCACCCGCACCTGCCCGAGGTCCGCGAGGCCCTCGCCGCCTTCGCCGAACCCCGCTTCCTGCACCAGACCCGCACCAGCACCGCGGCCGGGCTGCGCGGCACCGACGACCTGGCCGAGGCGGTCGGCGGCGCGGCCCTGCCCGACGGGAGCCCCTGGCGCTCCCACTTCCACGTCCCCCTGCACGCCCCGCCCGCCCCGCCGCTCACCTCCACACTGCCGGTCCTCACGGAGACCCTGGCGCTGCTCGTCGGCGGGCCGGCCCCCCGCACCCGCCACCTGGAGGTCGAGACCTACACCTGGCAGGCGCTCCCGCCCGAGCTGCGGCCCCGCAACCGCACCCAGCTCGCCGACGGCATCGCCGCCGAACTCACCCTGGCCCGCGACCTGCTGACCGACCTCGGACTCAAGGAGCTGCCATGA
- a CDS encoding EboA domain-containing protein: MTTTPPPGTPTAPGPAPAAPTPEALGAHLDDTARAWLADAVAEAAGAAGAPPAGSSPYTVRSWELRFAAAGRHCGSRSADAVRVLLLTEARADLDTLTRLYRQGSAAERLAVLHALPHLVPGPQALPLVDDALRTNDTRLVAAAVGPYAAIHLDRHAWRHALLKCLFTEVPVDAVAALERRARGDADLARMLTDYAAERTAAGRTVPHDLDRVLALATTTPPRSEES, from the coding sequence ATGACCACCACACCTCCGCCCGGCACACCGACGGCCCCGGGCCCCGCCCCCGCTGCCCCCACCCCCGAAGCTCTCGGCGCGCACCTCGACGACACCGCCCGCGCCTGGCTCGCGGACGCCGTCGCCGAGGCGGCCGGCGCCGCCGGGGCGCCGCCGGCCGGCTCCTCCCCGTACACCGTCCGGAGCTGGGAGCTGCGGTTCGCCGCCGCCGGGCGGCACTGCGGCAGCCGCAGCGCCGACGCCGTCCGCGTCCTGCTGCTGACCGAGGCGCGGGCGGACCTGGACACCCTCACCCGCCTCTACCGCCAGGGCAGTGCCGCCGAACGCCTCGCGGTGCTCCACGCCCTGCCCCACCTCGTCCCCGGCCCCCAGGCCCTGCCCCTCGTCGACGACGCGCTGCGCACCAACGACACCCGGCTCGTCGCCGCGGCCGTCGGCCCCTACGCGGCCATCCACCTCGACCGGCACGCCTGGCGGCACGCCCTCCTCAAGTGCCTGTTCACCGAGGTGCCCGTGGACGCCGTCGCCGCCCTGGAGCGCCGCGCCCGCGGCGACGCCGACCTGGCCCGCATGCTCACCGACTACGCCGCCGAACGCACGGCAGCAGGCCGAACCGTCCCCCACGACCTGGACCGGGTGCTCGCCCTGGCCACCACGACGCCCCCGCGGTCCGAGGAGTCCTGA
- a CDS encoding TatD family hydrolase yields the protein MRIFDPHIHMTSRTTDDYQAMYAAGVRALVEPSFWLGQPRTSPASFFDYFDALLGWEPFRAAQYGIAHHCTLALNPKEANDPRCTPVLDALPRYLVKDSVVAVGEIGYDSMTPAEDTALAAQLQLAADHGLPALVHTPHRDKLAGLHRTLDVVRESDLATERVLVDHLNETTVKHAVDSGCWLGFSIYPDTKMDEDRMVAVLRTYGTDRILVNSAADWGRSDPLKTRKVADAMLAAGFGEDDVDKVLWRNPVAFYGLSGRLQLDVPPPQGALHEGNSILRGGE from the coding sequence ATGCGCATCTTCGACCCCCACATCCACATGACCTCCCGCACCACCGACGACTACCAGGCCATGTACGCGGCCGGGGTCCGCGCCCTGGTGGAGCCCTCCTTCTGGCTCGGGCAGCCGCGCACCTCCCCGGCCAGCTTCTTCGACTACTTCGACGCCCTCCTCGGCTGGGAGCCCTTCCGCGCCGCCCAGTACGGCATCGCCCACCACTGCACCCTCGCGCTCAACCCCAAGGAGGCGAACGACCCCCGCTGCACCCCCGTGCTCGACGCGCTGCCCCGCTACCTGGTCAAGGACTCCGTCGTCGCCGTCGGCGAGATCGGCTACGACTCCATGACCCCCGCCGAGGACACCGCGCTGGCCGCGCAGCTCCAGCTCGCCGCCGACCACGGGCTCCCCGCCCTCGTCCACACCCCGCACCGCGACAAACTCGCCGGACTCCACCGCACCCTCGACGTGGTGCGCGAGTCCGACCTCGCCACCGAACGCGTCCTCGTCGACCACCTCAACGAGACGACGGTGAAGCACGCGGTGGACAGCGGCTGCTGGCTCGGCTTCTCCATCTACCCCGACACCAAGATGGACGAGGACCGGATGGTCGCCGTGCTCAGGACGTACGGGACGGACCGGATCCTGGTGAACTCCGCCGCGGACTGGGGCAGGAGCGACCCCCTCAAGACCCGCAAGGTCGCCGACGCGATGCTCGCCGCCGGCTTCGGCGAGGACGACGTCGACAAGGTGCTGTGGCGCAACCCCGTCGCGTTCTACGGCCTCAGCGGGCGGCTCCAGCTCGACGTCCCGCCGCCACAGGGCGCCCTGCACGAGGGGAACTCCATCCTCCGCGGCGGGGAATGA
- a CDS encoding sugar phosphate isomerase/epimerase family protein — protein sequence MTAFSDESATGDSLRRSLGVSRRRFLSTCTAVAGAAVAAPVFGAAPAVAHGGPHGGPHQGHGPGRGSVLVPADKRGIILYTVRDATGRDPLTTDLPSGFREVFRRLSRYGYRQVEFAGYRQHANAPGGADLETVQGARLLRSWLDDYGLRAQGNHGFIPGSWPLSTPDLDTFKRHLEIANILGMDHMGTGGDPTGSSYRADWDVAADKWNALGAVARREGIKLYTHNHDAAYGFLLDGGPLDAQGRPTRSSGIRKLEYFLKRTDPRLVWLEMDVYWAHVAQYKFRSYTAHDGSTVEQVFDPAGLVARHNHRYPLFHAKDGTVNTQNGQGYDMVTFGEGDIDYRTFFRRVGAKNYHNPMIEHDGAPSATVPGQSLEVARASYDNLAALRSRS from the coding sequence GTGACCGCGTTCAGCGACGAATCCGCCACCGGCGACTCCCTGCGCCGCTCCCTGGGCGTCAGCCGCCGCCGCTTCCTCAGCACCTGCACCGCCGTCGCCGGCGCCGCCGTCGCGGCCCCGGTCTTCGGCGCCGCGCCGGCCGTCGCCCACGGCGGCCCGCACGGCGGCCCCCACCAGGGCCACGGCCCCGGCCGCGGCTCGGTCCTGGTGCCGGCCGACAAGCGCGGCATCATCCTCTACACCGTCCGCGACGCCACGGGACGCGACCCGCTCACCACCGACCTCCCGTCCGGCTTCCGCGAGGTCTTCCGCCGGCTCTCCCGGTACGGCTACCGCCAGGTGGAGTTCGCCGGCTACCGCCAGCACGCCAACGCCCCGGGCGGCGCCGACCTGGAGACGGTGCAGGGCGCGAGACTGCTGCGCTCCTGGCTGGACGACTACGGCCTGCGCGCCCAGGGCAACCACGGCTTCATCCCCGGCTCCTGGCCGCTGAGCACCCCCGACCTCGACACCTTCAAACGGCACCTGGAGATCGCCAACATCCTCGGCATGGACCACATGGGAACCGGCGGCGACCCCACCGGCAGCTCCTACCGGGCCGACTGGGACGTGGCCGCGGACAAGTGGAACGCGCTCGGCGCCGTCGCCCGGCGCGAGGGGATCAAGCTCTACACCCACAACCACGACGCCGCCTACGGCTTCCTGCTGGACGGCGGCCCGCTCGACGCCCAGGGCCGCCCGACGCGCAGCTCCGGCATCCGCAAGCTGGAGTACTTCCTCAAGCGGACGGACCCGCGCCTGGTCTGGCTGGAGATGGACGTCTACTGGGCGCACGTCGCCCAGTACAAGTTCCGCTCCTACACCGCGCACGACGGCTCCACGGTGGAGCAGGTCTTCGACCCGGCGGGCCTGGTCGCCCGCCACAACCACCGCTACCCGCTGTTCCACGCCAAGGACGGCACCGTCAACACCCAGAACGGCCAGGGCTACGACATGGTCACCTTCGGCGAGGGCGACATCGACTACCGGACGTTCTTCCGGCGGGTGGGGGCGAAGAACTACCACAACCCGATGATCGAGCACGACGGCGCGCCCAGCGCCACGGTCCCGGGGCAGTCCCTCGAGGTGGCCCGGGCGAGCTACGACAACCTGGCCGCGCTGCGTTCCAGGAGCTGA
- a CDS encoding nucleotide pyrophosphatase/phosphodiesterase family protein, giving the protein MSHLTDGTGGTPADGTRSPTPLLVLDVVGLTPRLLDHMPNLRALADAGSRSPLSTVLPAVTCAAQSTFLTGTLPAEHGIVANGWYFRELGDVLLWRQHNGLVSGDKIWDAARRAHPGYTVANICWWYAMGADTDITVTPRPVYYADGRKEPDCYTRPPELHDELTAEFGTFPLFHFWGPGAGIVSSRWIADATRHIMRTRRPDLTLCYLPHLDYDLQRYGPDDPRSHRAAAELDTVIGPLLDDARREGRTVVALSEYGITRVSRPVDINRALRRAGLLEVHTQDGMEYLDPMASRAFAVADHQLAHVYVRSPEDLEATREVLASLPGVDLLLDDEGKKAHGLDHPRSGELVAVADPDAWFTYYYWLDDARAPDFAQLVEIHRKPGYDPVELFMDPEDPYVRLKAAAAIARKKVGMRYRLAVVPLDPSPIRGSHGRLPASDDEGPLVLCSTPHAVNGRVAATEVKSLLLRLAGLGPAAEHAPARS; this is encoded by the coding sequence ATGAGCCACCTCACCGACGGCACCGGCGGCACCCCCGCCGACGGCACCCGGAGCCCGACCCCGCTGCTCGTCCTGGACGTCGTCGGCCTCACCCCCCGGCTCCTCGACCACATGCCAAACCTGAGGGCCCTCGCGGACGCGGGCTCGCGCTCCCCGCTGTCGACCGTCCTGCCCGCGGTCACCTGCGCCGCCCAGTCCACCTTCCTCACCGGCACCCTCCCCGCCGAGCACGGCATCGTCGCCAACGGCTGGTACTTCAGGGAACTCGGCGACGTCCTGCTGTGGCGCCAGCACAACGGGCTGGTCTCCGGCGACAAGATCTGGGACGCCGCCCGGCGCGCCCACCCCGGCTACACCGTCGCCAACATCTGCTGGTGGTACGCGATGGGCGCCGACACCGACATCACCGTCACCCCCCGCCCCGTCTACTACGCCGACGGCCGCAAGGAGCCCGACTGCTACACCCGCCCGCCCGAGCTCCACGACGAACTCACCGCGGAGTTCGGCACGTTCCCCCTGTTCCACTTCTGGGGACCGGGCGCCGGCATCGTCTCCAGCCGGTGGATCGCCGACGCCACCCGCCACATCATGCGCACCCGCCGGCCCGACCTCACCCTGTGCTACCTGCCCCACCTCGACTACGACCTCCAGCGCTACGGCCCCGACGACCCGCGCTCGCACCGGGCCGCGGCGGAGCTGGACACCGTCATCGGCCCGCTGCTCGACGACGCCCGGCGCGAAGGGCGCACGGTCGTCGCCCTGTCCGAGTACGGCATCACCCGGGTGAGCCGCCCGGTGGACATCAACCGGGCCCTGCGGCGGGCCGGACTCCTGGAGGTCCACACCCAGGACGGCATGGAGTACCTCGACCCGATGGCGTCCCGCGCCTTCGCCGTCGCCGACCACCAGCTCGCCCATGTCTACGTGCGCAGTCCCGAGGACCTGGAGGCCACCCGCGAGGTGCTGGCCTCCCTGCCGGGCGTCGACCTGCTCCTGGACGACGAGGGCAAGAAGGCGCACGGCCTCGACCACCCGCGCTCGGGCGAACTCGTCGCCGTCGCCGACCCGGACGCCTGGTTCACCTACTACTACTGGCTCGACGACGCCCGCGCGCCCGACTTCGCGCAGCTCGTCGAGATCCACCGCAAACCCGGCTACGACCCGGTCGAGCTGTTCATGGACCCGGAAGACCCCTATGTGCGGCTGAAGGCCGCCGCGGCGATCGCCCGCAAGAAGGTCGGCATGCGCTACCGGCTCGCCGTCGTGCCGCTGGACCCCTCGCCCATCCGCGGCAGCCACGGCCGCCTCCCGGCGAGCGACGACGAAGGTCCGCTCGTCCTGTGCTCCACCCCCCACGCCGTGAACGGCCGCGTCGCGGCCACCGAAGTGAAGTCCCTGCTGCTGCGGCTGGCCGGTCTCGGACCGGCCGCGGAGCACGCCCCCGCGCGCTCCTGA